The following proteins are co-located in the Telopea speciosissima isolate NSW1024214 ecotype Mountain lineage chromosome 9, Tspe_v1, whole genome shotgun sequence genome:
- the LOC122639956 gene encoding uncharacterized protein At4g26450 isoform X2, with product MHARHRSPGSGVRSMGMGLAASRISPEGSIRGHGMYSMEYRNNNRSFGRGPPKPYPPTQLPRRGDIFMEAGRLAAEYLVSQGLLPPNVLSAKSQNGSLKNQIEDLHEFRSLDRESMQLPPEGRMSALARLGNVVPDTGSGRRRYSEEFNPTGSRNHVRGKRRMGPFRSYVSDWSSSGRSGSWSDKAKFSQDMEGEDDFVSGCPRDQRAGVDIGSGTPKVVSSELNLKGDPACDSESELETYEFPDDTCSKGSSSSTWKELPPETDGEISKGSDDSRVFSVEIGEVKDGSGNDDIDKQGSEEDFSMHHSSLEGDQVSKNGSDLLKLCSFAKVPTRTRSALAYKGSKVDPIPLTKEGNTSDIALPKEHFIEGTLGAMLTNHVDSSKGIDSDISGAPAVQSTEDAGDLDSECSMGRGKCRRSQSFPDGSFTQHEQESGAFGRSSSMSKLSGEKRIGEHDDIREGTKKQREWPLSMVTEIDESFHLHNLSVKRQSSLHGESLSPDEEVVEAVGQEGLVDDALFPKDGAKSGIEFREEKQLFPSSFKICDLNLMEASDMNEGHDGDPILGLASTLEMRKEASVDVDLSISNTCNRSDDYDRCLSDTKEAATVDATNDCVKEDNSFNTAERKSGTVYSSLENFPSHTETTGDLPDVQDGYGLMISELLGTDISNCSSVQTNISGLHTEMSLHNGEGILGDDDPIYLSLGEIPISMPDI from the exons ATGCACGCTCGGCACCGCAGTCCCGGCAGTGGGGTCAGGTCAATGGGAATGGGACTGGCTGCTAGTCGGATCTCGCCAGAAGGTTCAATAAGGGGTCATGGAATGTACAGCATGGAATACCGGAACAACAATCGCAGCTTTGGGCGTGGCCCCCCAAAACCTTATCCACCAACGCAGCTGCCCCGTAGGGGTGACATTTTCATGGAAGCTGGTCGCCTCGCAGCTGAATATTTGGTTTCTCAGGGATTACTACCTCCTAATGTACTTTCGGCAAAGTCTCAGAACGGTagtttgaaaaatcaaatcgaGGATTTGCATGAGTTTAGGTCCCTAGATAGAGAAAGCATGCAGCTACCTCCTGAGGGCAGAATGTCAGCCCTTGCTCGCCTTGGGAATGTTGTTCCTGATACAGGTTCTGGCAGGAGAAGGTACAGTGAGGAATTCAATCCGACGGGATCAAGAAATCATGTGAGAGGAAAGAGGAGGATGGGGCCTTTTAGAAGTTATGTTTCGGATTGGAGCAGCAGTGGAAGGAGTGGGTCATGGTCTGACAAAGCTAAGTTTTCGCAGGATATGGAGGGTGAGGATGATTTTGTTTCTGGATGTCCTAGAGATCAGAGAGCTGGTGTCGATATTGGTTCTGGGACCCCAAAGGTTGTTTCCAGTGAACTGAACTTGAAAGGTGATCCTGCATGCGACTCAGAATCTGAACTAGAAACTTATGAGTTCCCTGATGATACGTGTTCCAAGGGAAGTTCTTCTAGCACCTGGAAAGAACTTCCTCCTGAGACTGATGGGGAAATTTCCAAGGGGTCTGATGATTCAAGGGTTTTTAGTGTGGAAATTGGAGAGGTAAAGGATGGTTCAGGTAACGATGACATTGACAAACAAGGAAGTGAAGAAGATTTCTCTATGCATCATTCATCCTTAGAGGGTGATCAAGTGAGCAAGAATGGCAGTGATTTGCTAAAGCTATGTAGCTTTGCCAAAGTACCTACCAGAACCCGTTCTGCCTTGGCGTATAAGGGCTCGAAGGTTGATCCGATTCCATTGACTAAAGAGGGGAACACATCTGATATTGCACTCCCAAAAGAACACTTTATTGAAGGAACTTTGGGTGCCATGCTGACAAATCATGTGGACAGTTCAAAAGGCATTGATTCTGACATTTCCGGAGCTCCAGCTGTCCAGTCCACGGAGGATGCTGGAGACTTGGATTCTGAATGTTCCATGGGCAGAGGTAAATGCAGGAGGTCTCAATCTTTCCCGGATGGATCTTTCACCCAGCATGAACAGGAATCAGGTGCGTTCGGAAGATCCAGCTCTATGAGCAAGTtaagtggtgagaaaagaatAGGAGAACATGATGACATTAGGGAGGGAACCAAGAAACAAAGAGAATGGCCTTTATCCATGGTCACAGAGATTGATGAGTCCTTCCACCTTCACAATTTGAGTGTAAAGCGGCAATCAAGTTTGCACGGGGAGAGCCTTTCACCTGATGAGGAGGTGGTGGAGGCTGTTGGTCAAGAGGGCTTGGTGGATGATGCTCTCTTTCCAAAAGATGGAGCTAAATCAGGTATTGAGTTCAGGGAAGAGAAGCAGCTTTTTCCTAGTTCATTTAAGATTTGTGACCTTAACCTCATGGAGGCTTCTGATATGAATGAGGGCCATGATGGTGATCCGATTCTTGGCCTTGCCTCCACTTTGGAAATGAGGAAAGAGGCATCAGTGGATGTTGATTTGTCAATAAGTAATACTTGCAATAGATCTGATGACTATGATAGATGTTTGTCTGATACTAAAGAGGCTGCAACAGTTGATGCAACAAATGATTGTGTTAAAGAAGACAATTCGTTCAATACTGCAGAGAGAAA GAGTGGAACTGTGTATTCAAGCCTTGAAAACTTTCCAAGCCACACAGAGACTACTGGTGATCTTCCTGATGTTCAGGATGGTTATGGTCTCATGATTTCTGAGTTGCTTGGCACTGATATCTCAAATTGTTCATCAGTACAAACAAATATTTCTGGTCTGCACACTGAAATGAGTCTTCATAATGGAGAG GGTATTCTTGGCGACGATGACCCAATATATCTATCTCTGGGAGAAATACCAATAAGTATGCCAGATATTTAG
- the LOC122639956 gene encoding uncharacterized protein At4g26450 isoform X1, protein MHARHRSPGSGVRSMGMGLAASRISPEGSIRGHGMYSMEYRNNNRSFGRGPPKPYPPTQLPRRGDIFMEAGRLAAEYLVSQGLLPPNVLSAKSQNGSLKNQIEDLHEFRSLDRESMQLPPEGRMSALARLGNVVPDTGSGRRRYSEEFNPTGSRNHVRGKRRMGPFRSYVSDWSSSGRSGSWSDKAKFSQDMEGEDDFVSGCPRDQRAGVDIGSGTPKVVSSELNLKGDPACDSESELETYEFPDDTCSKGSSSSTWKELPPETDGEISKGSDDSRVFSVEIGEVKDGSGNDDIDKQGSEEDFSMHHSSLEGDQVSKNGSDLLKLCSFAKVPTRTRSALAYKGSKVDPIPLTKEGNTSDIALPKEHFIEGTLGAMLTNHVDSSKGIDSDISGAPAVQSTEDAGDLDSECSMGRGKCRRSQSFPDGSFTQHEQESGAFGRSSSMSKLSGEKRIGEHDDIREGTKKQREWPLSMVTEIDESFHLHNLSVKRQSSLHGESLSPDEEVVEAVGQEGLVDDALFPKDGAKSGIEFREEKQLFPSSFKICDLNLMEASDMNEGHDGDPILGLASTLEMRKEASVDVDLSISNTCNRSDDYDRCLSDTKEAATVDATNDCVKEDNSFNTAERNAHDACTPCPEDDASLFRSGTVYSSLENFPSHTETTGDLPDVQDGYGLMISELLGTDISNCSSVQTNISGLHTEMSLHNGEGILGDDDPIYLSLGEIPISMPDI, encoded by the exons ATGCACGCTCGGCACCGCAGTCCCGGCAGTGGGGTCAGGTCAATGGGAATGGGACTGGCTGCTAGTCGGATCTCGCCAGAAGGTTCAATAAGGGGTCATGGAATGTACAGCATGGAATACCGGAACAACAATCGCAGCTTTGGGCGTGGCCCCCCAAAACCTTATCCACCAACGCAGCTGCCCCGTAGGGGTGACATTTTCATGGAAGCTGGTCGCCTCGCAGCTGAATATTTGGTTTCTCAGGGATTACTACCTCCTAATGTACTTTCGGCAAAGTCTCAGAACGGTagtttgaaaaatcaaatcgaGGATTTGCATGAGTTTAGGTCCCTAGATAGAGAAAGCATGCAGCTACCTCCTGAGGGCAGAATGTCAGCCCTTGCTCGCCTTGGGAATGTTGTTCCTGATACAGGTTCTGGCAGGAGAAGGTACAGTGAGGAATTCAATCCGACGGGATCAAGAAATCATGTGAGAGGAAAGAGGAGGATGGGGCCTTTTAGAAGTTATGTTTCGGATTGGAGCAGCAGTGGAAGGAGTGGGTCATGGTCTGACAAAGCTAAGTTTTCGCAGGATATGGAGGGTGAGGATGATTTTGTTTCTGGATGTCCTAGAGATCAGAGAGCTGGTGTCGATATTGGTTCTGGGACCCCAAAGGTTGTTTCCAGTGAACTGAACTTGAAAGGTGATCCTGCATGCGACTCAGAATCTGAACTAGAAACTTATGAGTTCCCTGATGATACGTGTTCCAAGGGAAGTTCTTCTAGCACCTGGAAAGAACTTCCTCCTGAGACTGATGGGGAAATTTCCAAGGGGTCTGATGATTCAAGGGTTTTTAGTGTGGAAATTGGAGAGGTAAAGGATGGTTCAGGTAACGATGACATTGACAAACAAGGAAGTGAAGAAGATTTCTCTATGCATCATTCATCCTTAGAGGGTGATCAAGTGAGCAAGAATGGCAGTGATTTGCTAAAGCTATGTAGCTTTGCCAAAGTACCTACCAGAACCCGTTCTGCCTTGGCGTATAAGGGCTCGAAGGTTGATCCGATTCCATTGACTAAAGAGGGGAACACATCTGATATTGCACTCCCAAAAGAACACTTTATTGAAGGAACTTTGGGTGCCATGCTGACAAATCATGTGGACAGTTCAAAAGGCATTGATTCTGACATTTCCGGAGCTCCAGCTGTCCAGTCCACGGAGGATGCTGGAGACTTGGATTCTGAATGTTCCATGGGCAGAGGTAAATGCAGGAGGTCTCAATCTTTCCCGGATGGATCTTTCACCCAGCATGAACAGGAATCAGGTGCGTTCGGAAGATCCAGCTCTATGAGCAAGTtaagtggtgagaaaagaatAGGAGAACATGATGACATTAGGGAGGGAACCAAGAAACAAAGAGAATGGCCTTTATCCATGGTCACAGAGATTGATGAGTCCTTCCACCTTCACAATTTGAGTGTAAAGCGGCAATCAAGTTTGCACGGGGAGAGCCTTTCACCTGATGAGGAGGTGGTGGAGGCTGTTGGTCAAGAGGGCTTGGTGGATGATGCTCTCTTTCCAAAAGATGGAGCTAAATCAGGTATTGAGTTCAGGGAAGAGAAGCAGCTTTTTCCTAGTTCATTTAAGATTTGTGACCTTAACCTCATGGAGGCTTCTGATATGAATGAGGGCCATGATGGTGATCCGATTCTTGGCCTTGCCTCCACTTTGGAAATGAGGAAAGAGGCATCAGTGGATGTTGATTTGTCAATAAGTAATACTTGCAATAGATCTGATGACTATGATAGATGTTTGTCTGATACTAAAGAGGCTGCAACAGTTGATGCAACAAATGATTGTGTTAAAGAAGACAATTCGTTCAATACTGCAGAGAGAAA TGCTCATGATGCTTGTACCCCCTGCCCTGAAGATGATGCCTCTCTTTTTAG GAGTGGAACTGTGTATTCAAGCCTTGAAAACTTTCCAAGCCACACAGAGACTACTGGTGATCTTCCTGATGTTCAGGATGGTTATGGTCTCATGATTTCTGAGTTGCTTGGCACTGATATCTCAAATTGTTCATCAGTACAAACAAATATTTCTGGTCTGCACACTGAAATGAGTCTTCATAATGGAGAG GGTATTCTTGGCGACGATGACCCAATATATCTATCTCTGGGAGAAATACCAATAAGTATGCCAGATATTTAG